From Rhododendron vialii isolate Sample 1 chromosome 10a, ASM3025357v1, the proteins below share one genomic window:
- the LOC131302880 gene encoding uncharacterized protein LOC131302880, with amino-acid sequence MRVHKIITNSIDIRLWVRNTSWPAEAVNGKAQADFFEFLEANVKPSPTQVASSNPETLVWKIPEEGLIKINVDAAISKATSTIGTGAIARNANGSILGIFTKSYEGLTSPRLAEAMAIRNGMNLGVALNVGRVLIESDAESIVRSCSMSKNPPSDIAVLVQDCLALKDSFQLCDFNFVKRDCNRAAHACAKKALSCSLSGLWTTTLSLWGSSLSDG; translated from the exons ATGCGTGTCCATAAGATAATTACAAATTCTATTGATATTCGTTTGTGGGTCCGCAA TACAAGTTGGCCTGCGGAGGCTGTTAATGGAAAGGCACAAGCcgatttttttgagtttctagaGGCTAATGTCAAGCCTTCCCCTACTCAAGTGGCTTCTTCAAATCCTGAGACTTTGGTTTGGAAGATACCTGAGGAAGGCTTGATAAAAATTAATGTTGATGCAGCGATATCAAAGGCAACGAGCACTATTGGCACAGGAGCAATTGCTCGGAATGCAAACGGCTCAATTTTGGGAATCTTTACTAAGTCATATGAAGGTCTCACCTCTCCACGGCTTGCGGAGGCTATGGCAATTAGAAATGGAATGAATTTGGGTGTTGCTCTGAATGTAGGACGTGTTCTTATTGAATCGGATGCGGAATCGATTGTCCGAAGCTGCTCCATGTCAAAAAATCCACCCTCTGATATTGCAGTTTTGGTACAAGATTGTTTAGCTTTGAAGGATTCGTTTCAGTTGTGTGATTTTAATTTTGTCAAACGTGATTGTAATAGGGCTGCACATGCTTGTGCAAAGAAAGCCCTTTCTTGTAGTTTGTCCGGCTTGTGGACAACTACCTTGTCCCTTTGGggctcctctctctctgatgGTTAG
- the LOC131303859 gene encoding uncharacterized protein LOC131303859: protein MAQTVLTIQPPLTNHTTNHPRIPKPPRVCFSFAAYAKAVIHHLATTSDVTVEPGLTAAEFTAIESAFHFTFPPDLRSVLQEGLPVGPGFPNWRFSSAQQLQILTSLPALGLCKEVATNNFWARSWGEKPKRTDEAVELAKRLLKESPVLVPIYRNCYIPCAPNLAGNPVFYVDGGDVRIWSFDIAGFFQQVDFGGNVVASVEDSAKPTDTQRGEKIIKNGKQERKTGLLLSCKRSATQVESGCMSPKVRRRPRLLNAPAWAAREARRIEFWTEVAGGGGRAVEEARGGTRRRPSGDLVGRMDDVWRRLRDGGWREEEVGEMMDGGEEGIKGLRDVVGHAWELSVLLLRAGWSTEDVVDSLGFQVENGGGGYEVESNWLDFRHDSSCCLLEAI, encoded by the coding sequence ATGGCACAAACAGTACTGACAATACAACCACCACTAACAAACCACACCACCAACCACCCTCGCATCCCGAAACCGCCACGGGTCTGCTTCTCGTTCGCCGCCTACGCCAAGGCCGTCATCCACCACCTCGCAACCACCAGCGACGTCACGGTCGAACCCGGCCTCACCGCGGCTGAATTCACCGCGATCGAGTCCGCTTTCCACTTCACGTTTCCGCCCGACCTCCGCTCCGTCCTCCAGGAAGGCCTCCCCGTGGGCCCGGGCTTCCCCAACTGGCGGTTCTCCTCGGCCCAGCAGCTCCAGATCCTCACCAGCCTCCCCGCCTTAGGCCTGTGCAAGGAAGTCGCTACAAACAACTTCTGGGCCCGCTCGTGGGGCGAAAAACCGAAACGAACCGACGAGGCGGTTGAGCTGGCGAAACGGCTCTTGAAAGAATCCCCGGTTCTCGTGCCGATATATCGCAACTGTTACATTCCGTGCGCGCCGAATTTGGCGGGAAACCCGGTTTTCTACGTCGACGGCGGCGATGTAAGGATTTGGAGCTTTGACATCGCCGGATTCTTCCAGCAAGTTGATTTCGGGGGTAACGTGGTGGCGAGTGTTGAGGATTCGGCCAAACCAACGGACACGCAACGTGGAGAGAAAATAATCAAGAACGGAAAACAAGAACGCAAGACAGGTCTACTTCTAAGCTGTAAGAGAAGCGCGACCCAGGTCGAATCAGGCTGCATGAGCCCAAAAGTGAGGAGGCGGCCGAGATTGTTGAACGCACCGGCGTGGGCGGCAAGGGAGGCGCGGAGGATCGAGTTTTGGACGGAGGTTGcggggggaggagggagggcAGTGGAGGAGGCGCGTGGTGGGACAAGGCGGCGGCCAAGCGGGGATTTGGTAGGGCGCATGGATGATGTTTGGCGTAGGTTGAGGGATGGAGGGtggagagaggaggaggtgggGGAGATGATGGACGGTGGGGAGGAAGGGATTAAGGGGTTGAGAGACGTGGTGGGTCACGCGTGGGAGTTGTCGGTGCTGCTGCTGCGTGCGGGGTGGAGCACGGAGGATGTGGTGGACTCGCTTGGTTTTCAGGTtgagaatggtggtggtggttatgaaGTGGAGTCTAATTGGTTAGACTTTCGACATGACTCGAGTTGTTGCCTTCTAGAAGCTATCTGA